From Spartinivicinus ruber, the proteins below share one genomic window:
- the fliI gene encoding flagellar protein export ATPase FliI, which yields MTNLRIPLTERLKPYQQSLTQPVQPLVEGRLTRMVGLTLEAVGCRISTGQRCMVVADDNTQVEAEVMGFAGDKLFLMPLTSAEGIHPGAKVIPVASETLVPVGAGLLGRILGGLGKPLDGQGPLDVEDYVELHGPMINPLSRRPIKEPLDVGIRAINGLLTVGGGQRLGLFAGSGVGKSVLLGMMTRFTAADITVVALVGERGREVKEFIDHTLGQAGLARSVVVASPADDSPLVRLRAAMLATRIAEYFRDQGKSVLLLMDSLTRYAQAQREIALAIGEPPATKGYPPSVFAKLPQLVERAGNGAQGSGSITAFYTVLAEGDDQQDPIADASRAILDGHLVLSRHLADAGHYPAIDIEASISRAMPAIVDASHLAHAQRLKQLVSAFEKNRDLINIGAYTQGSDVVTDEAILRRPQLEHYLTQGLNEQANLADSISQLEQLLSTPMG from the coding sequence ATGACCAATCTGCGGATTCCCCTGACAGAGAGGCTTAAGCCTTATCAACAGAGCTTAACTCAACCAGTTCAGCCATTAGTGGAAGGTCGTTTGACCCGGATGGTAGGGCTAACTTTAGAAGCTGTTGGTTGTCGGATTTCTACCGGCCAGCGTTGTATGGTCGTGGCAGACGATAACACTCAGGTTGAAGCTGAAGTGATGGGTTTTGCTGGCGATAAGTTATTTTTGATGCCATTGACGTCCGCAGAAGGGATTCATCCAGGAGCGAAGGTGATTCCAGTGGCCAGTGAAACCTTGGTACCAGTAGGGGCTGGCTTATTAGGCCGCATCCTCGGGGGGTTAGGAAAACCTCTTGATGGGCAGGGGCCACTGGACGTGGAAGATTATGTGGAGCTTCATGGCCCAATGATCAACCCACTTTCACGGCGGCCAATCAAGGAACCACTGGATGTTGGTATTCGGGCAATTAATGGGTTGCTAACGGTTGGTGGGGGCCAGCGGTTAGGGTTATTTGCTGGTAGTGGCGTTGGGAAAAGTGTTTTGCTGGGCATGATGACTCGCTTTACTGCAGCTGATATCACTGTGGTGGCGCTGGTTGGTGAACGGGGCCGTGAGGTGAAAGAGTTTATTGACCACACCTTGGGGCAAGCAGGGTTAGCTCGCTCAGTGGTAGTCGCTTCTCCTGCGGATGACTCACCGTTAGTGCGGCTACGGGCTGCAATGTTAGCCACGAGAATTGCTGAGTATTTTCGTGATCAAGGCAAGAGTGTCTTATTATTGATGGACTCATTAACCCGGTATGCCCAGGCGCAACGGGAAATTGCTTTGGCGATTGGTGAGCCTCCTGCCACTAAAGGTTATCCTCCCTCCGTGTTTGCTAAACTACCTCAGCTGGTAGAACGCGCCGGTAACGGTGCTCAGGGCAGTGGCTCAATCACTGCATTTTATACTGTGCTGGCTGAAGGGGATGATCAGCAAGATCCTATTGCAGATGCGTCTCGGGCAATCTTGGATGGCCATTTAGTGTTGTCCCGTCACTTGGCTGATGCAGGCCATTACCCTGCGATTGATATTGAAGCCTCAATTAGCCGTGCGATGCCTGCTATTGTTGATGCCAGTCACTTGGCTCATGCTCAACGGTTAAAACAATTAGTCTCTGCTTTTGAAAAAAACCGTGACTTAATCAACATTGGGGCCTATACCCAAGGAAGTGATGTTGTAACAGATGAAGCGATTTTACGAAGACCTCAGTTGGAGCACTATTTAACCCAAGGATTGAATGAACAAGCGAACCTGGCTGACAGTATCAGCCAACTGGAACAATTGTTATCAACTCCTATGGGGTAA
- the fliJ gene encoding flagellar export protein FliJ: MMMKPAQQLKVVLKVNQAREASAGQYLQQCQQQCLLAEQQLQQLFQFQAEYQQQAAGPHVNVQHLQMMSSFLAQLGRAIEQQQQQLVTVTKQWQQAREQWKLAHQETRKVEQLQARIAAAEQVQLTRKEQRLLDEWVAVHQSHKHY; this comes from the coding sequence ATGATGATGAAACCTGCACAACAACTTAAGGTAGTGTTAAAAGTTAACCAGGCAAGGGAGGCTTCAGCAGGGCAATACTTGCAGCAATGTCAGCAACAATGTTTGTTGGCTGAGCAACAACTGCAGCAATTGTTTCAGTTTCAAGCAGAGTATCAGCAACAGGCTGCGGGGCCTCATGTGAATGTGCAGCATTTGCAAATGATGAGCAGCTTTTTGGCACAACTAGGCAGAGCCATTGAGCAGCAGCAACAGCAGCTTGTTACCGTGACTAAACAGTGGCAGCAGGCTAGGGAACAGTGGAAACTTGCCCATCAGGAAACCAGAAAAGTGGAACAATTGCAGGCAAGAATAGCAGCTGCAGAACAGGTGCAGTTAACCCGAAAGGAACAACGGCTATTGGATGAATGGGTGGCAGTCCATCAATCTCATAAGCACTATTAA
- a CDS encoding STAS domain-containing protein, whose amino-acid sequence MAISTSKSEDGKLTIKIQGRFDFGEHQAFRDAYERISGRPAEYVIDLNETTYLDSSALGMLLLLRDHAGGDEADIKIVNCKPDVKKILLISNFEQLFAIQ is encoded by the coding sequence ATGGCAATATCCACAAGTAAGTCAGAGGATGGCAAACTAACCATCAAAATTCAAGGTCGCTTCGATTTTGGTGAGCACCAAGCATTTCGCGATGCTTATGAGCGCATTTCAGGGCGTCCTGCCGAGTATGTGATTGACCTTAATGAAACAACCTATTTAGATAGTTCGGCGCTAGGCATGTTGTTATTATTGCGTGATCACGCCGGTGGTGACGAAGCTGATATTAAAATTGTCAACTGCAAGCCGGATGTTAAAAAAATTCTATTAATTTCTAATTTTGAGCAGCTATTTGCTATTCAGTAG
- a CDS encoding ATP-binding SpoIIE family protein phosphatase, producing MGLTILIADDTETDRLILKTIVTKLGHRVVIATDGAEAVELYQQEHPALVLLDVMMPNVDGLEAARQIKTLAGEELVPIIFLTSLTDAESLARCLDVGGDDFLSKPYNATILRAKINAFNRMRMMHNTLQEQRDKIVEHNQYLLHEQTVAKEIFDKVAHSGCLNAPNLRAVQSPFAIFNGDIVVAARKPSGGMMVLLGDFAGHGLPAAIGAMPLSEIFYGMIYKGFSMPEVLAEINGKLKKVLPVSSFCCAVMVDIDFTSKLVKLWIGGLPDCYLYRSCTGEFETLASQHLPLGILGAQKFNADYQLIEMADGDRLLLMSDGVIEAQDESKQFFGVDRLLQVFKQNQQIDSLFNEIRESVFSFIGEPTDDLTMVEVTMVPLETFADEDEVFEVSAARGAQNWSVNFEFRPETLRHYNPIPLVLHCLMEIPGLGLHNSKLYTILSELYSNALEHGVLQMSSSLKHSSQGFSEYYAERESRLQWLKQGYIRFSINHQPTVQGGSVQIRVEDSGPGFNYQQLQNAMDDQLFHGRGVSLLRSFCQQVVYLGKGNCVEVVFAWTND from the coding sequence ATGGGGCTCACCATATTAATTGCCGATGACACAGAGACAGACCGGCTTATTTTAAAGACAATAGTCACTAAGTTGGGGCACCGGGTTGTCATTGCAACTGATGGTGCAGAAGCCGTTGAATTATACCAACAAGAACATCCTGCCTTGGTATTACTGGATGTCATGATGCCTAATGTCGATGGTTTGGAAGCAGCAAGGCAAATTAAAACATTAGCGGGTGAAGAACTAGTCCCTATTATTTTTCTTACGTCATTAACGGATGCTGAGTCACTTGCTCGTTGTTTAGATGTAGGAGGGGATGACTTTTTATCTAAACCTTATAATGCCACTATTTTACGTGCAAAAATCAATGCCTTTAACCGCATGCGGATGATGCATAATACGTTGCAGGAGCAGCGGGACAAAATAGTTGAGCACAATCAATACTTACTGCATGAGCAAACCGTAGCAAAAGAAATTTTTGATAAGGTAGCCCACTCGGGTTGCTTGAATGCCCCTAATTTACGTGCTGTGCAATCTCCATTTGCCATTTTTAATGGTGACATTGTTGTGGCTGCACGAAAACCATCGGGGGGAATGATGGTATTGTTGGGTGATTTTGCTGGTCATGGGTTACCTGCTGCTATTGGTGCAATGCCGTTATCTGAAATCTTTTATGGCATGATTTATAAAGGCTTTTCCATGCCAGAAGTGTTAGCAGAAATTAATGGTAAATTAAAAAAGGTATTACCTGTCTCTAGCTTTTGCTGTGCGGTGATGGTCGATATCGATTTTACCAGTAAGCTCGTTAAACTATGGATTGGTGGTTTACCTGACTGTTACTTATACCGCAGTTGTACGGGTGAGTTTGAAACACTTGCTTCTCAGCATTTACCTTTAGGCATTCTTGGTGCACAAAAATTTAATGCCGATTATCAGTTGATAGAAATGGCTGATGGCGATCGATTATTACTGATGAGTGATGGTGTCATTGAAGCACAGGACGAATCCAAACAGTTTTTTGGTGTGGATCGGTTGTTACAGGTATTTAAGCAAAATCAGCAAATTGATAGTTTGTTTAATGAAATTCGTGAATCGGTATTTAGCTTTATTGGCGAACCTACAGATGACTTGACCATGGTGGAAGTCACTATGGTGCCGCTGGAAACGTTTGCAGATGAAGATGAAGTTTTTGAAGTGTCTGCTGCGAGAGGTGCACAAAACTGGTCAGTTAATTTTGAGTTTCGCCCGGAAACGTTGCGCCACTATAACCCAATCCCTTTAGTGCTGCATTGTTTGATGGAAATTCCTGGTTTGGGATTACATAACAGTAAATTGTATACCATTTTATCAGAACTGTATTCCAATGCGCTGGAGCATGGTGTACTACAAATGAGTTCTTCGCTTAAGCATTCCAGCCAGGGGTTTTCTGAATATTATGCAGAAAGAGAAAGCCGCTTACAGTGGTTAAAGCAGGGCTATATTCGGTTTTCAATTAATCATCAGCCTACTGTGCAAGGTGGTAGTGTTCAAATTAGAGTTGAAGACAGTGGCCCAGGTTTTAACTATCAACAGCTTCAAAATGCCATGGATGATCAATTATTTCATGGACGAGGCGTCAGCCTATTACGTTCATTTTGTCAGCAGGTGGTTTATCTTGGTAAGGGAAATTGTGTGGAAGTGGTTTTTGCATGGACAAATGATTAG
- a CDS encoding Hpt domain-containing protein encodes MIESHLDMDAILELKAVMEDEYAVLVNTFMRDSATRIEGMASAIAESDASRLRELAHSMKGSCFNMGIMPLGNMCLTLEEKGKRGDISDTESVLVAIEQEYKLVEGFLKSTIN; translated from the coding sequence ATGATTGAATCACATTTAGATATGGATGCCATTCTTGAACTGAAAGCTGTAATGGAAGATGAGTACGCAGTGCTTGTTAATACCTTTATGCGGGATAGTGCTACACGAATTGAGGGAATGGCCAGTGCTATTGCTGAAAGCGATGCTAGTCGATTGCGTGAGTTGGCCCATAGTATGAAAGGCAGTTGCTTTAATATGGGGATCATGCCGTTGGGGAATATGTGCTTAACCCTTGAAGAAAAAGGCAAGAGGGGTGATATAAGCGATACAGAGTCAGTTTTGGTTGCTATTGAACAGGAATATAAGTTAGTTGAAGGGTTTTTAAAAAGCACCATTAACTGA